One window of Myxocyprinus asiaticus isolate MX2 ecotype Aquarium Trade chromosome 6, UBuf_Myxa_2, whole genome shotgun sequence genomic DNA carries:
- the LOC127442930 gene encoding gastrula zinc finger protein XlCGF8.2DB-like, whose amino-acid sequence MEFIKEESEDISITQTCGIKTEDTEEQRDLMELKEESQDLKEEEEKHQYQIPVDVITGEQSFSDSQTEETKSKKSFTCSQCGKSYTRQGSLNRHMRIHTGENPDTCHQCGKSCTGKGGLKRYIITHTGEKRFVCYHCGKNFAFKNSLDYRTAVHIRNKSFACHQCGKRCKGIGGLDSHMRIHTGVKCFVCYHCGKSFTLKKSRDYHIAVHIRKPYTCHQCGENFKNKENLKQHMFIHTGEKHFTCLQCGNNFTNEGILKQHMRIHTAEKHFTCCQCGKSFTQKGSLNIHMRIHSGEKPFTCHQCGKSFSSKESLDCHMGLHIGKKSFTCHHCGRSFKFKGRLENHIGIHAREKHFYMPSESDSERAILPSLLTD is encoded by the exons ATGGagtttattaaagaagagagtgaAGACATCAGTATTACACAAACATGTGGGATAAAAACTGAAGATACTGAAGAACAAAGAG ACCTGATGGagctgaaagaggaaagtcaagatctgaaggaagaggaggagaaacatcagtatcagataCCTGTTGATGTCATTACTGGAGAACAATCTTTTAGTGACTCACAGACTGAagaaacaaaatccaaaaaatcTTTCACTTgttctcagtgtggaaagagttacaCTCGTCAAGGAAGCTTGAAtcgtcacatgagaattcacactggagagaatccTGACAcatgtcatcagtgtggaaagagttgcACAGGTAAAGGAGGTCTTAAAAGATACATCAtaactcacactggagagaagcgtTTCGTATGCTATCATTGTGGAAagaattttgcatttaaaaacagcCTTGATTATCGCACAGCAGTTCATATTAGAAATAAGTCTTTtgcatgccatcagtgtggaaagagatgCAAAGGTATAGGAGGTCTTGACAGCcatatgagaattcacactggagtgaAGTGTTTTGTTTGCTatcattgtggaaagagttttacattaaaaaaaagccGTGATTATCACATAGCAGTTCATATTAGAAAGCCTTACACCTGCCACCAGTGTGGagagaatttcaaaaataaagaaaacctcAAGCAACACATGttcattcacactggagagaagcatTTCACTTGTCTTCAGTGTggaaataattttacaaatgaAGGAATACTGAAgcaacacatgagaattcacactgcagAGAAGCATTTCACATGctgtcagtgtggaaagagtttcacacaaaaaggaagcCTTAATATCCACATGagaattcactctggagagaagcctttcacctgccatcaatgtggaaagagtttctcaaGTAAAGAAAGTCTGGACTGTCACATGGGACTTCACATTGGAAAGAAGTCCTTCACATGCCATCACTGTGGAAGGAGTTTCAAATTCAAAGGAAGACTTGAGAACCACATTGGAATACATGCTAGAGAGaagcatttttacatgccatcagAATCGGACTCAGAAAGAGCTATTTTGCCAAGTTTGCTCACAGACTAA